A single genomic interval of Lathyrus oleraceus cultivar Zhongwan6 chromosome 7, CAAS_Psat_ZW6_1.0, whole genome shotgun sequence harbors:
- the LOC127107155 gene encoding V-type proton ATPase catalytic subunit A, translating into MPAVHGGRMTTFEDSEKESEYGYVRKVSGPVVVADGMNGAAMYELVRVGHDNLIGEIIRLEGDSATIQVYEETAGLTVNDPVLRTHKPLSVELGPGILGNIFDGIQRPLKTIARISADVYIPRGVSVPALDKDTLWEFQPKKIGEGDLLTGGDLYATVFENSLMEHRVALPPDAMGKVTYVAPAGQYSLKDTVLELEFQGVKKKFTMLQSWPVRTPRPVASKLAADTPLLTGQRVLDALFPSVLGGTCAIPGAFGCGKTVISQALSKYSNSDAVIYVGCGERGNEMAEVLMDFPQLTMTLPDGREESVMKRTTLVANTSNMPVAAREASIYTGITLAEYFRDMGYNVSMMADSTSRWAEALREISGRLAEMPADSGYPAYLAARLASFYERAGKVKCLGGPERTGSVTIVGAVSPPGGDFSDPVTSATLSIVQVFWGLDKKLAQRKHFPSVNWLISYSKYSTALESFYEQFDPDFINIRTRAREVLQREDDLNEIVQLVGKDALAEGDKITLETAKLLREDYLAQNAFTPYDKFCPFYKSVWMMRNIIHFYNLANQAVERGAGTDGQKITYTLIKHRLGDLFYRLVSQKFEDPAEGEAALVAKFTQLHEDLTNGFRNLEDEAR; encoded by the exons ATGCCTGCCGTTCATGGAGGTCGCATGACCACTTTCGAAGACTCCGAGAAGGAGAGTGAATACGGTTACGTTCGCAAG GTATCTGGACCTGTCGTGGTTGCAGATGGCATGAATGGGGCTGCTATGTATGAACTGGTGCGTGTTGGTCATGATAATCTTATCGGTGAAATTATCCGTTTGGAAGGAGATTCTGCCACTATTCAAG TTTACGAGGAAACTGCTGGGTTGACGGTTAATGATCCGGTGTTACGTACACACAAG CCTTTGTCTGTGGAGTTGGGACCTGGAATATTGGGAAATATTTTTGATGGAATTCAG AGGCCTTTGAAAACTATTGCAAGAATATCTGCAGATGTCTATATTCCCCGGGGTGTCTCTGTTCCCGCACTTGACAAAGATACACTTTGGGAATTTCAGCCTAAGAAAATTG GTGAAGGAGACTTATTAACCGGTGGAGACTTATATGCT ACTGTTTTCGAGAACAGTTTAATGGAACACCGTGTTGCACTTCCTCCTGATGCCATGGGAAAGGTTACCTATGTAGCACCGGCTGGCCAATATTCCTTGAAG GATACTGTGTTGGAGCTTGAGTTTCAAGGTGTCAAAAAGAAGTTCACCATGCTTCAG AGTTGGCCTGTACGTACACCAAGGCCTGTTGCATCAAAACTTGCAGCTGATACTCCTCTTCTTACTGGTCAG CGTGTTCTTGATGCCCTTTTCCCCTCAGTACTTGGTGGGACTTGTGCCATACCCGGAGCTTTCGGTTGTGGAAAAACAGTCATTAGTCAAGCTCTTTCTAAG TATTCAAATTCTGACGCTGTTATTTACGTTGGTTGTGGAGAACGTGGAAATGAAATGGCTGAG GTTCTGATGGACTTTCCACAACTTACAATGACATTACCTGATGGCCGTGAAGAATCTGTCATGAAGCGTACAACACTTGTGGCTAACACTTCAAACATGCCAGTGGCTGCTCGTGAAGCTTCAATTTATACAG GAATCACTTTAGCTGAGTATTTCAGAGATATGGGTTACAATGTCAGTATGATGGCAGATTCAACATCTAGATGGGCAGAAGCATTGCGTGAAATCTCAGGACGATTG GCGGAAATGCCTGCTGATAGTGGATATCCTGCTTACCTTGCTGCACGTTTAGCTTCTTTCTATGAACGTGCTGGGAAAGTAAAATGTCTTGGAGGTCCTGAAAGAACAGGTAGTGTAACAATTGTTGGTGCTGTTTCTCCACCTGGAGGAGATTTCTCAGATCCCGTGACATCTGCAACCCTCAGCATAGTTCAG GTTTTCTGGGGTTTGGACAAAAAGCTTGCACAGAGGAAGCACTTTCCTTCTGTGAACTGGCTTATATCTTACTCAAAGTACTCAACG GCACTCGAATCCTTTTATGAGCAATTTGATCCAGATTTTATAAACATTAGGACAAGGGCTCGCGAAGTTCTGCAAAGAGAAGACGATCTTAATGAAATTGTCCAG CTTGTAGGAAAGGATGCTTTAGCTGAAGGAGATAAGATCACCTTAGAAACTGCAAAACTTTTGCGAGAGGATTACCTTGCTCAAAATGCTTTTACGCC ATATGACAAGTTCTGTCCCTTCTACAAGTCTGTCTGGATGATGCGCAACATTATTCATTTCTACAATTTGGCAAATCAG GCAGTAGAAAGGGGAGCTGGTACTGATGGTCAGAAGATAACTTATACCCTCATCAAGCATCGATTGGGAGATCTCTTCTATCGTTTAGT GTCTCAGAAATTTGAGGATCCTGCTGAAGGGGAAGCTGCTTTGGTTGCCAAATTTACTCAGCTACATGAGGACCTGACTAACGGTTTCCGCAACCTTGAGGATGAAGCCCGATAA